The nucleotide window TAAGCCTGATCCTCGGCCTATCGGACGTGGTGTAGTCAATAACGGCGTGAGTTTCATTGATCTGCTGGATCCAATTCCTTTGGAAGAACCTTTGGAATTTGTTGCCAGCGCGCCTAATGCTATCTCGACTATCTTGAAAGGATATAAGATAAACTAAAAGGTTGGTGAAAGAACACGCTGTTTATAACAAATAGGCCTGTCGTCTTGTAGAAGGCGGCAGGCCTCTATGGTTTTGGAGGAGAATCGCGGCTGTTACAGGCGCAGATAGATACGTTTTTTGTCTAAAAACCAGACAAAGAGTAATGCCAGCCCTAAGGCAACGGAGACTTTGAGCATATAGGCGCCGTCTTCGCCAAAGCACAGCGCCACACTGCCGCCGACAAAGCGATCCCCTATTTTCGAGAAATCAATTACACTGCGGGCAATGTAGATGGTCAAGGAATTTTTGCCGATCCAGACGAAGGGCGCAATCCACCATTGCACTTTAAAAATATCAATGACTGTAAAAAACAGGGCTACGAGAATGAGGCTGTATCCCCCTGACACACAGACGTAACTAGGTGTCCAAATTTTTTTAATGATGGGACATTGGAATCCCCAGAGATAGCCGATGAGGACGATGCCCACCCCGGACAGTAAAAATGCCGCTGCCTTTCGTTTTGGGATTATATTCTTCGATTTGATGAGCAGCCCTGCGAAGACGCCCAGGAGACAGGTTCCCACAGCGGGCAAGGTACTTAAGATTCCCTCGGGGTCATAGCTGTCATAGAGTATTCGGCCGGGTAAGAGAGCGGTGTCCATCCAAGAGACCCAATTTTCACCTTCAGCCCATGAAACAGCCGACAGATCGGGTGCGGGGATGAAACTGAGGAGGATCCAATAGCCGCCCAAGATTAGGAATAAGGACGCTAACATGCCGCGCCACGACATAAAACAAAAAAGGAGTCCGGCAAAGAAACAACAGAGGGCAATACGTTGCAACACGCCGAGTATACGCACCTCGGGCCAAGGCTGCGACAAGCCGCCGTTATAGAAGATGCCGAGTAAAAACATGATGAGGCAGCGCCGTCCCAGTCGTTTGAGTGCGGCAAGGCGCCCTTCTTCCTTCAGTATGCGTCCCATGGAAAAGGCGATGGACATGCCTGCGAGAAATATGAAGAGCGGAAAAATCAAATCATAGAAGTAAAAGCCGTCCCACTTGGCATGTTGGAATTGGCGCTGAATGCCTTCTTTCCAAGGCGAACCGAGGAGCCTGCCGATGCCCAAGGCAACCCCTGCTCCGCCTACGAGCCAGAGCATGTCAAAACCACGTAACACATCCACACTGACAATGCGGGCGGATACGGCTTTTGTCGGGGCCTCTGTTTGCGATGTCATGATACCTCTTTTCTAAAGGATGGGTTGGTAGGTTGGATTAAGGCAGTGACGTGCTTAGGCCGCCCTGTCTGCGGGAAGGCTTAAGGATGTTCTGCGCTAATTAAAAACATGGTGAAGGTGGTCATTTCTCCGGTGAGCGATGAGGGCCGGGTTGTCTCTGCGGCGGTAGTTGCTTCAATGTTGATGTAACCGCTTTTCGCGAGGAGTTGGATCAGCTGTTCGCGGTTAAATCCTTTATGGTAGAGGGCGGTTTCATCGCTGTGGAAATGCCCGTTTTCGGTGTCGAGATCGATGAGCCCTATCTTCCCGCCGGGGCGGAGCAATAAGAACAAGTCTTGGAAGAGGGCTTCAATATGTTGAACGTGATGCAGGGTCATGGTAGTGACGATGGCGTCAAAGCTGCCCTTGGCGGGGATGCGCTCTTCTGTCTCCAATTTCCATGTATCCACGTTGGTTAAGGAGGCGAAATCAGCTTTTTGGCGCAGCTGCTCCAGCATCCCGCCGGAGGTATCTGCGCCGGTGATGCGCGCCACCTTTTCGGCGATCTGGAGGGTGACCAATCCGGTGCCGCATCCGAAATCGAGGAC belongs to Candidatus Hydrogenedentota bacterium and includes:
- a CDS encoding DUF1624 domain-containing protein — translated: MTSQTEAPTKAVSARIVSVDVLRGFDMLWLVGGAGVALGIGRLLGSPWKEGIQRQFQHAKWDGFYFYDLIFPLFIFLAGMSIAFSMGRILKEEGRLAALKRLGRRCLIMFLLGIFYNGGLSQPWPEVRILGVLQRIALCCFFAGLLFCFMSWRGMLASLFLILGGYWILLSFIPAPDLSAVSWAEGENWVSWMDTALLPGRILYDSYDPEGILSTLPAVGTCLLGVFAGLLIKSKNIIPKRKAAAFLLSGVGIVLIGYLWGFQCPIIKKIWTPSYVCVSGGYSLILVALFFTVIDIFKVQWWIAPFVWIGKNSLTIYIARSVIDFSKIGDRFVGGSVALCFGEDGAYMLKVSVALGLALLFVWFLDKKRIYLRL
- a CDS encoding class I SAM-dependent methyltransferase, whose amino-acid sequence is MNPNTHKFDTAAPQWDNKVRRHTMAQNLFTALEQKISFHKDMHVLDFGCGTGLVTLQIAEKVARITGADTSGGMLEQLRQKADFASLTNVDTWKLETEERIPAKGSFDAIVTTMTLHHVQHIEALFQDLFLLLRPGGKIGLIDLDTENGHFHSDETALYHKGFNREQLIQLLAKSGYINIEATTAAETTRPSSLTGEMTTFTMFLISAEHP